One genomic segment of Helianthus annuus cultivar XRQ/B chromosome 14, HanXRQr2.0-SUNRISE, whole genome shotgun sequence includes these proteins:
- the LOC110908467 gene encoding uncharacterized protein LOC110908467 isoform X1, protein MSGVRNPCTTAPEKTLMDNATSTSGLGFRLLSRQRGRQWLSTIRKNTPNFSASLSPSPQTPNGNEGVSTPQSKLINPTTLDSPTKQDHTLVIVSQPTSNDNTVAHAADHVHTHSVENAYKQQQQEIKVTEQFNEDAKANRDKATGCDDDDHQNDKMMIMDDVKSHSTNDENNHQEEANTLNVPVNDHTHQVQNDDEPQQKGKDHDDNDHIQEHQGTKDTRESNMCHQCQRNDKGRVVLCLTCAHKRYCVPCINTWYPNMTEDMFAERCPVCRGNCNCNTCLRDASQVNDKTRFITNDGQKVECSKNILQMILPFLKHINEVHIREMEIEAETKGCSILELKLKKVDCTPDCLVYCDCCITTILDLHRSCPHCGYDLCLTCCRELRDGNFQPQGHEEVVTASATYPGPSYYHGESHDTFVKIDSSESSPTVNEIPEWKPLKNGSIRCPPRSLGGCGLEILELMHILPLNRVPSLLKIAQEILKSKNLKMCDSANENDGGNKHLCKASSRESSNDNYLYCPSAVDIESEGLKRFQCHWSKGEPVMVSNVLAMGLGLSWEPMVMCRSFRQITDLNHSNLLNTKVVNCLDWQTVDIDFSSFFQWYTEGRDDDKGWPQILKLTDGPLSERHADECISCLPFKEYTHPHDGNFNLATKLPTNCVKPDVGPKTHISYGFGQELGRGDSVTKLHFNMYDVVNVLTHATTVTLGLDQLEEINRLKKKHMAQDQIEFFGEGEKMVDNVTTMLEGLDVEDGGALWDIFRREDTPKLELYLKKHFKEFRHDFCLPLQQVINPIHDQTFYLTTDQKRSLKQEFGIEPWTVVQKLGDAVFIPAGCVHQVRYLKSCTNVTLDFVSPESFTECIRLRDLQILPRHHREKEAQLEVKEMVLFAAEEAVKDLQHLLENDKEHQGYTDHSTRKQKKDGNLVKESVVVIDLEQEGTKYKTSGCDDDELQDVINISDDSNDIQHHQENILERECENREFTRSTSTVSDDQFDQDAQNKKVQLSSRKRSRSDQQNMEKECENEGSKRSTSEILTEQFDEDEQRKNAEGTRDSKLDEESCIQKDVDKNIKHHRLQEKMKIMDAVMSHFTNDENNHQEEANTLNVPVIDHTHRVQTDDDDTNQIQENQGTKDTDQREHVIEERENGDNIIHQFNEDGQNKKAELASRKTHDPNSKNVEGKKVGSVKKTKKRQRESGYDVERNKADKLEPKKRPRCASRRMVKDENGIFCYVESVMCHQCQRNDKGRVVRCQTCGVKRYCVPCMTTWYPTMTEEMFAERCPVCLRNCNCKPCLRDVHPSLKKKVDFGSNVDQRFQGSKIILETLLPFLKCVNKEHITEMEIEAKIKGCSISEVKLKKPVDKWDHIYCDCCKTTILDLHRRCPRCEFDLCLACCRELRDGQLQGCKKEVILNFDNPGERYLHGEGTNIAVKSYTRNPEPKVKKIAEWKPLKNGSIRCPPRDMGGCSRGILDLIHVWSLDEVSTLLENAQELLKSEKVLERVPMMCNSTDENDGGNKHLCKASSRENSNDNYLYCPSAVDIESEGLKRFQCHWSKGEPVMVSNVLAMGLGLSWEPMVMWRSFRQISNINHDKVLNAKAINCLDWVKVDISFSNFFKWYREGRYDDKGWPEILKLTDYPPSERHAIEFISCLPFKEYTHPRDGNLNLYATKLSKPPSFIYGQKDVMSELGPKTHISYGFIQELGRGDSVTKLRFNMSDVVNVLTHTATVTLDPDQLKHINRLKRKHMAQDRLEFFGESGKVAALDDVIITDSEGLDVADGGALWDIFRREDTPKLELYLKQHFKEFRHVYCLPLQQVIHPIHDQTFYLTMDHKKRLKEEFGIEPWTFVQKLGDAVFIPAGCAHQVRNLKSCTNVTLDFISPESFTECIRLNEDTRLLPQNHRAKEDKLEVKKRALYAVEKAVRDLQRLLEDDNEEHKGFADHSRRKKPGKVVAKLSRFRRNKKEQR, encoded by the exons ATGAGTGGAGTGAGAAACCCCTGTACCACCGCACCGGAAAAAACCCTCATGGACAACGCCACCTCCACCTCCGGCTTAGGGTTTCGTCTACTATCTCGACAACGAGGTCGTCAATGGTTATCAACCATCAGGAAAAACACCCCCAATTTCTCTGCTTCTCTTTCTCCATCCCCACAAACCCCAAATGGAAATGAGGGGGTTTCTACTCCCCAATCTAAACTCATCAACCCCACAACTCTTGATTCACCAACAAAACAAGACCACACTCTGGTGATCGTGTCCCAACCCACCAGTAATGATAACACCGTTGCTCATGCTGCTGATCATGTTCATACCCACTCAGTAGAAAATGCCTATAAACAGCAACAACAAGAAATCAAAGTGACTGAGCAATTTAATGAAGATGCAAAGGCTAATAGGGACAAGGCTACCGgctgtgatgatgatgatcatcAAAAT GACAAGATGATGATAATGGATGATGTAAAGTCCCATTCCACCAATGATGAAAACAACCATCAAGAAGAAGCTAATACCCTTAATGTTCCTGTTAACGATCATACCCACCAAGTGCAAAACGACGATGAACCGCAACAAAAGGGGAAGGATCATGATGACAATGATCACATTCAAGAACACCAAGGAACCAAAGACACTCGCGAGTCAAACATGTGCCATCAATGCCAGAGGAATGACAAGGGGCGTGTCGTTCTGTGCCTGACATGTGCTCATAAACGATATTGTGTGCCATGCATAAACACCTG GTACCCTAACATGACGGAAGATATGTTTGCCGAGCGTTGTCCTGTTTGTCGTGGCAATTGCAACTGTAACACATGCTTACGTGATGCTTCTCAG GTCAACGACAAAACTCGATTCATAACAAATGATGGTCAGAAAGTTGAATGCTCCAAGAATATACTACAGATGATTCTTCCTTTCTTGAAGCATATCAATGAAGTGCACATAAGGGAGATGGAGATTGAGGCTGAAACTAAAG GATGTTCTATATTGGAGTTGAAGTTGAAGAAAGTAGATTGCACACCGGATTGTCTGGTATACTG TGACTGCTGTATAACAACAATTTTAGACTTGCACAGAAGCTGCCCACATTGCGGATATGACCTTTGTTTGACATGTTGTCGGGAATTACGTGACGGTAACTTCCAACCTCAGGGACATGAAGAAGTAGTGACAGCTAGTGCTACATATCCTGGTCCAAGTTACTATCATGGTGAATCACACGATACTTTTGTTAAGATTGATTCTTCGGAATCTTCACCAACGGTTAACGAAATACCCGAATGGAAACCTTTGAAAAACGGTAGCATTCGTTGTCCTCCAAGAAGTTTGGGTGGTTGTGGTCTTGAAATTCTAGAGTTGATGCATATACTGCCACTTAACAGGGTTCCGTCATTGTTGAAGATAGCACAAGAGATATTAAAAAGCAAAAATCTTAAGATGTGTGACTCCGCCAATGAAAATGATGGTGGCAACAAGCACTTATGTAAAGCATCTTCTCGTGAAAGCTCAAACGACAATTACTTGTATTGCCCGAGCGCTGTAGACATTGAATCCGAAGGTTTAAAGCGTTTCCAGTGTCACTGGTCGAAAGGCGAGCCTGTTATGGTCAGTAACGTTCTTGCAATGGGCCTTGGGCTGAGTTGGGAGCCGATGGTAATGTGTCGATCTTTTCGCCAGATTACCGATCTCAATCATAGCAATCTTCTGAACACAAAAGTTGTCAATTGCTTGGATTGGCAAACG GTAGATATTGATTTTAGCAGTTTCTTTCAATGGTATACGGAGGGCCGAGATGACGATAAAGGGTGGCCTCAGATCCTAAAGTTAACAGACGGGCCTCTATCGGAGCGTCATGCTGATGAATGTATATCATGTTTACCCTTCAAAGAGTATACGCATCCTCACGATGGCAACTTTAATCTTGCTACAAAGCTACCTACAAATTGTGTGAAGCCGGACGTGGGTCCCAAAACTCATATATCTTATGGTTTTGGTCAAGAGTTGGGACGTGGAGACTCTGTAACTAAACTTCACTTCAACATGTATGATGTG GTGAATGTGTTGACTCATGCTACAACTGTGACCCTTGGTCTCGATCAACTAGAAGAAATAAATAGATTGAAAAAGAAGCACATGGCTCAGGATCAGATCGAGTTTTTTGGAGAAGGTGAGAAAATGGTTGATAATGTCACCACGATGTTAGAAGGACTCGATGTGGAAGATGGAGGTGCTCTGTGGGACATATTCCGAAGAGAAGATACTCCTAAGTTGGAGTTGTATCTTAAAAAACATTTCAAAGAGTTTAGGCATGACTTCTGTCTTCCGTTACAACAG GTTATTAATCCTATTCATGACCAAACATTTTACTTAACAACGGACCAAAAAAGGAGTCTCAAACAGGAGTTTG GAATTGAACCATGGACTGTGGTCCAAAAGCTCGGAGACGCGGTCTTTATTCCGGCTGGCTGTGTCCACCAAGTTAGATATTTAAAG tctTGTACAAACGTCACACTGGACTTcgtttctcctgaaagttttacCGAGTGCATCCGATTGAGAGATCTGCAGATTCTTCCTCGACATCACAGGGAAAAAGAAGCCCAGTTGGAG GTCAAGGAAATGGTACTTTTTGCAGCGGAGGAAGCCGTTAAGGACTTGCAACATCTTCTTGAAAATGACAAAGAACACCAAGGTTATACAGATCAT TCAACAAGGAAACAAAAGAAAGATGGTAACTTGGTCAAAGAATCAGTTGTTGTAATCGATCTTGAACAAGAAGGTACCAAGTACAAGACTTCCGgatgtgatgatgatgaactGCAAGACGTTATAAACATTTCGGATGATTCAAATGACATACAACACCACCAAGAAAACATTCTTGAAAGGGAGTGTGAAAATAGGGAGTTTACAAGGAGTACTAGCACGGTATCCGATGACCAATTTGACCAAGATGCACAAAATAAGAAAGTTCAGTTGTCTTCTCGAAAAAGAAGTCGTTCTGACCAACAAAATATGGAAAAGGAGTGTGAGAACGAGGGATCTAAGAGGAGTACCAGCGAGATTTTAACTGAACAATTTGATGAAGATGAACAAAGGAAGAATGCAGAGGGAACGAGAGATAGCAAGTTAGATGAAGAATCATGTATACAAAAGGATGTTGATAAAAAT ATTAAACACCATCGTTTGCAGGAAAAGATGAAGATAATGGATGCTGTAATGTCTCATTTCACCAACGATGAAAACAATCATCAAGAAGAAGCTAATACCCTCAATGTTCCTGTTATTGATCACACCCACCGAGTGCAAACTGATGATGATGACACGAATCAGATTCAAGAAAACCAAGGAACCAAAGACACTGACCAACGAGAACATGTCATCGAAGAGCGTGAAAACGGGGATAATATTATTCACCAATTCAATGAAGATGGACAAAACAAGAAAGCTGAGCTGGCTTCCAGAAAGACACATGATCCAAACAGCAAGAATGTAGAGGGAAAGAAAGTTGGTAGTGTTAAAAAGACGAAGAAACGCCAACGTGAGTCAGGGTATGATGTGGAGAGAAATAAAGCAGATAAATTGGAACCAAAAAAGCGACCACGATGTGCTTCCAGACGCATGGTTAAGGATGAAAAC GGTATTTTCTGTTATGTCGAGTCAGTCATGTGCCATCAATGCCAGAGAAATGACAAGGGGCGTGTAGTTCGGTGCCAGACATGTGGTGTTAAGCGATATTGTGTGCCTTGCATGACCACTTG GTACCCTACCATGACAGAAGAGATGTTTGCTGAACGTTGTCCTGTTTGTCTCCGTAACTGCAACTGTAAACCGTGCTTACGCGATGTCCATCCTTCG CTCAAGAAGAAAGTTGATTTCGGATCAAACGTAGATCAGCGGTTTCAAGGTTCCAAGATTATTCTAGAGACGCttcttcctttcttaaagtgtGTCAACAAAGAACACATAACGGAGATGGAGATCGAGGCTAAAATTAAAG GATGTTCTATATCAGAGGTGAAATTGAAGAAACCAGTTGACAAATGGGATCATATATACTG TGACTGCTGTAAAACAACAATATTAGATTTGCACAGAAGGTGTCCACGTTGTGAGTTTGACCTCTGTCTGGCATGTTGTCGGGAATTACGCGATGGTCAACTTCAAGGATGTAAAAAAGAAGTCATTTTAAATTTTGACAATCCCGGTGAACGATACTTGCACGGTGAAGGAACAAATATTGCCGTTAAAAGTTATACTCGAAATCCGGAACCAAAAGTTAAGAAAATAGCCGAATGGAAACCTTTAAAAAACGGTAGCATTCGTTGTCCTCCAAGAGATATGGGTGGTTGTAGTCGTGGAATCTTGGACTTGATTCACGTATGGTCACTTGACGAGGTTTCGACATTGTTGGAGAACGCGCAAGAGTTGTTAAAAAGCGAAAAAGTCTTGGAACGTGTGCCAATGATGTGTAATTCCACCGATGAAAACGATGGTGGCAACAAGCACCTATGTAAAGCATCTTCTCGTGAAAACTCAAACGACAATTATCTGTATTGCCCGAGTGCTGTAGATATTGAATCTGAAGGTTTAAAGCGTTTTCAGTGTCACTGGTCGAAAGGCGAGCCTGTTATGGTCAGTAATGTTCTTGCAATGGGCCTTGGGCTGAGCTGGGAGCCCATGGTTATGTGGCGATCTTTTCGGCAGATTTCAAATATAAATCATGACAAGGTTCTGAATGCGAAAGCCATCAATTGTTTGGATTGGGTAAAG GTAGATATTAGTTTTAGCAATTTCTTTAAATGGTATAGAGAGGGCCGGTATGATGATAAAGGGTGGCCGGAGATCCTAAAGCTAACTGACTACCCTCCATCAGAGCGTCATGCTATTGAATTTATATCATGTTTACCCTTCAAAGAATATACACATCCTCGAGATGGGAACTTAAATCTTTACGCTACAAAGCTGTCTAAGCCACCAAGTTTTATTTATGGTCAAAAAGACGTAATGTCGGAGTTGGGTCCCAAAACACATATATCTTATGGTTTTATTCAAGAGTTGGGACGTGGAGACTCTGTAACTAAACTTCGGTTCAACATGTCTGATGTG GTGAATGTGTTGACTCATACTGCAACTGTGACCCTTGATCCTGATCAACTGAAACACATAAATAGATTGAAAAGGAAGCACATGGCTCAGGATCGGTTGGAATTTTTTGGAGAAAGTGGGAAGGTGGCGGCACTTGACGATGTCATCATTACAGATTCAGAAGGACTCGATGTGGCAGATGGAGGTGCTCTGTGGGACATATTCCGAAGGGAAGATACTCCTAAATTGGAGTTGTATCTTAAACAACATTTTAAAGAGTTTAGGCATGTGTACTGTCTTCCATTACAGCAG GTTATTCATCCTATTCATGACCAAACATTTTACTTAACCATGGACCACAAAAAGCGGCTCAAGGAGGAGTTTG GAATTGAACCATGGACATTTGTTCAGAAGCTTGGAGACGCGGTCTTTATACCTGCCGGTTGTGCCCATCAAGTTAGAAATTTGAAG TCATGTACAAACGTCACACTGGATTTcatttctcctgaaagttttacCGAGTGCATCAGATTGAATGAAGATACGCGTCTTCTTCCCCAAAATCATAGGGCAAAAGAAGACAAGTTGGAg GTCAAGAAAAGGGCACTTTATGCAGTGGAGAAAGCCGTGAGGGATTTGCAACGTCTTCTTGAAGATGACAACGAAGAACACAAAGGTTTtgcagatcat TCAAGAAGGAAAAAACCCGGCAAGGTAGTTGCTAAACTGTCGCGTTTCCGAAGAAACAAGAAAGAACAACGGTGA